The following is a genomic window from Gymnodinialimonas ceratoperidinii.
TGTCGGTCACGAAGTGGTTGATCGCCACGACCACCGGCACGCCAAAGCTCTTCACGTTCTCGATGTGGCGGCCGAGGTTGGCGCAACCGTTCTGTACCGCCTCGACGTTCTCGGCGCTGAGGTCGGCCTTGGCGACGCCGCCGTTCATTTTCATCGCCCGCACCGTGGCCACGACGACCACGACCGAGGGCGCGAGGCCGGCTTTGCGGCACTTGATGTTGAGGAACTTCTCGGCGCCGAGGTCGGCACCGAAGCCGGCTTCCGTCACCACGTAGTCACAGAGCTTCAGAGCGGTCGACGTGGCAATGACCGAGTTGCAGCCGTGAGCGATGTTGGCGAAGGGGCCGCCATGCACGAAGGCGGGATTGTTCTCCAGCGTCTGCACGAGGTTCGGCTGCATCGCGTCCTTAAGCAGCACCGTCATCGCGCCGTCGGCCTTGATGTCGCGCGCGTAGACCGGCGAGCGGTCGCGGCGATAGGCCACGATCATGGCGCCCAGACGCTCCTGCAGGTCCTTGAGGTCCTTGGCGAGGCAGAGGATCGCCATGACCTCGGAGGCCACGGTGATGTCGAAGCCTGCTTCACGCGGGAAGCCGTTGGCCACGCCGCCAAGCGAGGCGGTGATCTGGCGCAGGGCGCGGTCGTTCATGTCGACGACACGCCGCCAGACGACGCGGCGCACGTCGATTTCCAGCTCGTTGCCCCAATAGATGTGGTTGTCGATCATCGCCGACAGCAGGGAATGAGCCGAGGTGATCGCATGGAAGTCACCGGTGAAGTGGAGGTTCATGTCCTCCATCGGGACAACCTGTGCGTAGCCGCCGCCCGCCGCGCCACCCTTCATGCCGAAGTTCGGGCCAAGCGACGCCTCGCGAATGCAGACCATCGCGTTCTTGCCGATGCGGTTCAGGCCATCGCCCAGACCCACCGTTGTCGTTGTTTTCCCTTCGCCCGCCGGGGTCGGGTTGATTGCGGTCACGAGAATCAGATGCCCGTTGTCGCGATCCTGCACGGAATTGATGAAGGATTGGCTAACCTTGGCCTTGTCGTGGCCGTAGGGCAGCAGATCCGTGCTTTCGATGCCGATCTTCGCGCCGATCTCCTGGATCGGGCGCTTCGACGCCTCACGAGCGATTTCGATGTCTGACTTGTAACCCATGAAGCGGTCTCCCAATCGCGAAAATGCGGTGTCCTGAATGGCTATACCGAGACCGACCCGCAGCAACAGGGCCAATTCCGACATTTTCGTGGGGCAACCCGTCATCGGCTAGGCGCGGGGTTTCCAAAAGGAAAAATGCACAGCCCCGCGGAACAAATGCGACTCGGTAACCGTTTCTTAATCGAGCCGCCCGAGAATGGTGGCAATCAAACGCTAGGGGAACGACATGCAAATCCACGCAATCAGCCTTATGATCTACACTGGCCTCGCTTTGGGCATGTCCGCAGGCATCGCTGTACTCGGCATCGCCTGAACCAAGACATCGGTAGAATTCCTGCTACACTGATCATGTACCAGCAGGAGAGACACCAATGACTGACCCCAAGACCTATATGGCACAGGCTCAAGCGCAGATGGATGCGTGGAACGCCGAGATGGCAAAGATGCAGGATCAGATGCAGAAGGCCGGCGAAGCCAATCAGGCTCAGATGCTCGCACAAATGGAAGCGCTCAACGAGCAGCGTCGCCAGACCGAGAAGCAGATGGAAGAGCTCGCCAAGGCCAACATGGACGCGGCGAGAGACGTGCAGGCTTCGATGCAGAAGGCCTGGAAAGACATGGAAGCCCAGATGGAAGAGACCCGTAAGAAGTTCATGGGCGGGTCCTGAAGATCGGTCAGACGCACCGGGCCACAAATATCCAGATTTCATCATGCGGCTGACCGCTTCATTTGCGAGCCGGTAAAGCAACGGTGCTCAGGACACCGCTGATCGCCAGACACGAAAAAGCCCCGCCAATCGGACGGGGCTTTTTTGATGCTTTTCCTAGGCGCGCCTTACGAAGACGGTTCCGGCTCCATATCGCCAGACGGCTTCGACTTCGGCTTCAGCTTCGGGATCGCGGTGACCGAGGGCGTGCCACCCGAGGACGGCGCTTCGTCGTCATCGTCGCCACGGGTCAGCGGCTCTCCGGCGATGACCTTGGTGATCTCGTTGCCGGTCAGGGTCTCGTATTCCAGAAGGCCCTGCGCCAGGCGCTCCAGATCGTCGCGCTTCTCAGTCAGGATGCGCTTCGCCGTCTGGTAGCCTTCTTCCACCAGTTCCTTGACCTTGTCGTCGATGATCTTCTGCGTCGCGGCGGAGTGGTTTGTACCCCCGCCATAAGCGCCCAGATGGGACTGCTGTTCGTTCGCATAATCCACGTAGCCGAGCTCTTCCGCGTAGCCGAATTGCGTAACCATCGCGCGGGCGA
Proteins encoded in this region:
- a CDS encoding formate--tetrahydrofolate ligase produces the protein MGYKSDIEIAREASKRPIQEIGAKIGIESTDLLPYGHDKAKVSQSFINSVQDRDNGHLILVTAINPTPAGEGKTTTTVGLGDGLNRIGKNAMVCIREASLGPNFGMKGGAAGGGYAQVVPMEDMNLHFTGDFHAITSAHSLLSAMIDNHIYWGNELEIDVRRVVWRRVVDMNDRALRQITASLGGVANGFPREAGFDITVASEVMAILCLAKDLKDLQERLGAMIVAYRRDRSPVYARDIKADGAMTVLLKDAMQPNLVQTLENNPAFVHGGPFANIAHGCNSVIATSTALKLCDYVVTEAGFGADLGAEKFLNIKCRKAGLAPSVVVVVATVRAMKMNGGVAKADLSAENVEAVQNGCANLGRHIENVKSFGVPVVVAINHFVTDTDAEVQAVKDYVASQGAEAVLSRHWELGSEGSAPLAEKVVEVIEKGEADFNTLYPDDMPLAEKIQTVCKKIYRADKAVMDKKILDQLKLWEEQGYGDLPVCMAKTQYSFTTDPNERGAPTGFTIPVREVRLSAGAGFIVAVCGEIMTMPGLPRKPSAESIHLNDTGEIEGLF